One genomic segment of Protaetiibacter intestinalis includes these proteins:
- the rpmD gene encoding 50S ribosomal protein L30 encodes MSARLKVTQIKSVISEKQNQRDTLRSLGLKRIGDVVVREDTPANRGYVRAVAHLVKVEEID; translated from the coding sequence ATGTCCGCGCGTCTCAAGGTGACCCAGATCAAGTCCGTAATCAGCGAGAAGCAGAACCAGCGCGACACCCTGCGCAGCCTGGGCCTCAAGCGCATCGGCGATGTCGTCGTGCGCGAGGACACCCCGGCGAACCGCGGGTACGTCCGTGCGGTCGCTCACCTCGTGAAGGTCGAGGAGATTGACTAA